The Streptococcus gwangjuense nucleotide sequence CAAAGAATTTTTTATTGTTTGTGAATTTTTTCCCATTTTCTTTACTTATCGAGTTTTTTCTTTAGAGTTTGTGAAATTAATTTTAAATATTTTTTTATTTCACAAGCTTGATTGGAAGAGGAGCTTGGAAAGAGATAGATTTTCTAGTAAGCGCTTACTTTTAGGTACTAACAATACCTCCTTTGATAAGGAGGCCCTATTTTTGTTGAAAAACGCCTTGTTTAAAAGTTCCTTCATAAACGACTTCTTGTTCTGTTGTTAGTTTCCCTTTTCCTTCAGCCTGACCATTTACAAAATCACCTTCGTAGGTCCAGCCTTCTTTAGATTGAAAGGTACCTTTTCCATTGAAGGCTCCATTGCTGAAACCACCTGTATAATGGTCCCCGTTTTGGAAGGTAATGGTACCTTGCCCATTCATTTTACCACGGACAAGACTGCCGTCGTAAATAATCGTTCCATTATCAAGCTTTAGAACTCCTTTTCCGGGAATATTTAGAAAAAAGACGAGTACAGCACAAAAAACAATGGCAACTACTGCTAAAAGCTCTAAACGTGGACGAGTCAGATAGACACGATACTTCTCGTAAAAATTCTCAAGATTTTCCATCTTCACTCTCCTTTTCTAAACATTCTAACCAAGCCCTGCAACCCTCTTGAACACGTCGATAGGTTTCCTCAAAATCTCCTGTATACCAAGGATCTGGAACACTTTCAGATGCGAATGAGTAAATCTTATCTTTACAGTCTGCTGGACACATCTGACGTAAGTCAGAAACATTTGAAGCATCCATACCGATAATATAATCAAAGGCTTCAAAATCTTCCTTACTAATCTGAAGCGATGTCTTGCCTTTTTCATAAGGAATCTCATACTGTTGAAAAATCCCTTGAGTTCCCTTATGAATCGGATTACCATGTTCCCAAGAGGAAGTCGCTCGACTTTGGATTTCATAATTATCTGTCATTGATTTCATAACAAACTCGGCCATAGGGCTGCGACAAATATTCCCCAAACAGACAAAGACTAGTTTTTTCATCCCATTTCCTTTCTTTTATAGAAAAACGGGAGTTAGTAATCCCGTCTTATTTTTCAATTGCGCCTTCTAGTGAAGCTGTTTCTTTCAGCGGTAATACGGTCTTGATAGCAGCTAGTTCAAAAGTCAAGTAAACTCCATCTACATCAAGAACAATCGTTCTCTTCTCAGTATCTACTTCATCGACTGTTCCGTAAAGTCCACCGATTGTAATCACTTCATAGCCTTTTTGCAGTTTATTTAAGCTTTCCATACGTTTTTGTGCTTGTTTCTTTTGAGAGCGTTGCATAAAGAACATCAAGGCAAACATCGCTACAAGCATAATTAAAAATGTATAATTTGGATTCATTGTATTCTCCTTTGTCTTTTACATAGGACTACTATATCAAATTTCAGCTACTTTTACAAGATTGTACCTTGCTTTTCTAGTAAGAAAAATCAGAGCTTGCGCCCTGATTTTTAGGATTATTTCAAGTTTTGAACGACTTTTACTAGATTTTCTACAGTAAAGCCATATTCTGCCAATACTTTTGGTGCTGGGGCAGAGGCTCCGAAGGTATCAATACCAAGAACAGCACCATCTAGTCCAACATATTTGTACCAGTTTTGACTTGCACCCATTTCGACTGCAACACGACGGCGAACTGCATTTGGAAGGATTTCTTCCTTGTAAGCTGCATCTTGTTTATCAAAGACATCTGTAGATGGCATGCTGACTACGCGGACTTTTGCACCTTGACTAGCCAATTCTTTAGCAGCTGAGACAGCAAGATTGACCTCTGAACCTGTCGCAATCAAGATGGTATCAAAGTCTGCTGCATTTTCATAGACAACATAGGCACCTTTTGCAACCTTGTCGAAGTCTGTTCCCTCTTCGACAGTCAAGTTTTGACGGGTCAAGACAAGGGCAGTTGGTGTTTTCTCACTTGTCACTGCAAGGTACCAAGCTGCTTGCGTTTCACGCGCATCTGCTGGACGGAAAACATTTAGATTTGGCATAGCACGAAGACCTGCTAAATGCTCAACTGGTTCGTGCGTTGGACCGTCTTCCCCAACCGCGATTGAATCGTGGGTAAAAACATAAGTCACAGGAAGACCTTGCAAAGCTGACAAGCGGACAGCCGCCTTCACATAGTCAGAGAAGACGAAGAAAGTTCCACCGTATACTCGAAGTCCACCGTGAAGGGCCATCCCGTTCAAGATTGTTCCCATGGCAAATTCACGAACACCAAACTGAATGTTGCGGTTCAAGCGGTTGGAATCGTCTTGAAGTCCGTCAGTCTTGATATAAGTCATGTTTGAGTGAGCAAGGTCAGCTGATCCACCTAGGAAGGTTGGTAACTTAGCCGCCACAACATTCAAGGCATCTTGGCTTGAATTACGAGTTGCTTGAGAGAAACCATTTTCTAAAGCTGGGAAGTCTGCTGGAGTCACTTCAACTGGATCACGTCCATCGATGATGGCCTCTACTTCTGCAGCTAGTTCTGGGTGAGCTTCTTTATAATCAGCAACTAATTTTGCCCAAGCTTGATAAGCTGATGCACCACGGTCTGCAACATTTTCTTTGAAATCAGCGTAAACTTGTTCTGGAATTTCAAATGGTTCATAGTCCCAACCAAGAGCCTGACGAGTTGCTGCAGTTTCATCTGCTCCAAGAGGGGCACCGTGTACAGCATTAGTTCCTTGTTTGTTTGGAGAACCATATCCAATGACAGTCTTCACTTCAATCAAAGATGGTTTACCTGAAGCTTTAGCTGTTTCGATAGCAGCATGGATAGCTTCCAAGTCTGTTCCATCTTCAACCAAGGCTGTATGCCAACCGTAAGCATTGTAACGGTCACGAACACTTTCTGTAAAGGAATCCTTTGTCTCACCATCCAAGTTGATGTCATTTGAATCATAAAGGACAACCAACTTATCTAGTTTTTGCAAACCTGCGTATGAAGCCGCCTCACTTGAGACACCTTCCATCAAGTCTCCGTCTCCACAGATAACGTAAGTATAGTGGTCAAAGATATTGTAGCCTTCACGATTATATTTGGCTGCCAAGAAACGCTCTGCTTGGGCAAAACCAGTGGCAGTTGAGATTCCTTGTCCTAGAGGACCTGTCGTAGCATCAATCCCTGCTGTATGGCCAAATTCTGGGTGACCTGGTGTTTTTGAACCCCATTGACGGAAGTTCTTGATTTCATCCATGCTGACATCTTCAAAACCAGAAAGGTGAAGAAGGGCATAAAGAAGCATTGAACCATGACCAGCTGAAAGAATAAAGCGGTCGCGGTTAATCCAGTTTGGTTGAGCTGGATTGATACGAAGTTGTTTTGTAAAGAGGCTGTAAGCCATTGGAGCCGCTCCCATAACCACACCTGGGTGACCTGAGTTGGCTTTATTAATGGCGTCAATACCTAGGAAACGAATTGCATTAACAGATAGATTTGACATAGAATTTCCTTTCTATTTGAGGTGATTACTGAATCACACATTCTATTTTACTATTATATGAAAAAATACATAGAATAGCAATTAAACAATTCGACGCTAGATAAGTCTCCTATTTTCTACTCTCTTGTCGCCTGATAGTAGGGAAGTAAGCGTTCATAAGCATCTTCTAATTTTTCTAAAATCACTTCTAATGATTGATTTTCTATGATAGAAACATCTGATTTAACTAACACTTTTCGGATTTCTTGACTGCCTACCTTCTCGACTAAGACTTGACGATTTTCTTCGTTCGCCTCCCACCGTTGACTTTGGCCATCAGAGTAGGCTAGATAATAAATCCCTTCAACGGTTGGAATTTCTAAAACTTTGGCCTGCTTGCCTAGAGTTTGCTCATCTTTCTTGCGCTCGATGAAACTGACTTCTAAGGAAACACCAAAATCAGAGGGTACTCCATACAAACGAAGAGCCAACATAGGTTCTGTCACTCTCCCCTCACGCTGTAGATAAGCCCAGAAGTGCGGTCGCAAGCGCTGCGCTTGGTTCATCCACTGGCTAGTCTGTTGAAGTTACCATTCTGGATGGCTCGCTTGAAAGGCTTTAGCCAGTTCTGTAAAAGCCTTTCTGGCCTCTTGACCTTTGTGGCGAAATGCCAACATTTTCTCTCGCTCTACTCCCGCTTTATCAGGATTACGGTACTGCAAACCAGCAAAGTCTAGATAGTCTCTTATCTTATTCAACATTAATTTAATCTCCTCCAGCTAGCAAAAAATCAGGATAACCCTGATTTTGTTTATTCTGTATCTACAACGACATAGCGATTTGGCTCATCACCCTCAGAGTAACTAGTCACGCCATCCATGCGTGAAATAATACGATGGATAATCTTGCGTTCACTATTTGACATGGGATCTGTCTGATGACTACGGCCTTCTTCTAAAACACGAGCCGCCAATTTTTGCGCATAGGTCTGCAAGACTTCTGCACGGTGTTCAACATAATCATTAACATTGATTGTGATATAGAAGGTTCTTGAATAGCGGTTATAAAGATAATTTTGAGCCAATAGTTGCAAGGCCTTTAAAACTTTGCCATGGTAACCGATAATACGACCTGGTTCGTTGGTATCAATTTGCAGATTGATGCTACGACGATTATAATCATTCGAAATCGTCGCCTCAACGTCCATATCATCAATAATAGTTTGAACATAAGTCGTTACTTCCGTAGCTACTTGTTCAATATCAAAGCTCGGTTCCACCTTTAAGCCCAAATCTTCTAATTCTTGACTTTCAGTTCGTTCAGCTTGAGTCTCGACAATAGGAGTTTCTACTTCTTCTCCGAAACCAGCTTCTTCAAGCTGTAATTCATTTAAAATCTCAATGTGCCCAGTTTCTTCTAAGATGGTGCTAGCATGTTTTTCATTTTTCAAGATTTCAGCCTTGACTTCATCAGAAACCCCTTGGCCTTCTTCTTCAATCTTTTTAATTGCTTCTACAACATGACCCAAATCAACGGTTGCTTCACTGACCGTTTTGACCGGTTCATTTTGTTCATTGATTTCTTTAGGAACACCCTTAATAGCTTGTTGATTTGCTTTAATGACAGTTGTCTCACTAATAGCTTCAATGTCAACTTGAGCTGGTTTTTTACCAAATAAACCAAGAAATCCTTTTTTCTCGCGAGAAATGACTTTGATATGAGCCTTCATTCTTGGAATATCTAATTCTTTCAATCCTTTCTGGATTGCTTCTTCAACAGTTGAACCTGTAAATACTCCCATTACCAGATTCCTCCTTATTATTTCGTTTTCTGAGCCTTTTTCTTGGCTTTTCTTTTTCTATTTTCCAAATCTTTCTGTGCCTGAGCTACCGCCTCGCGCTCTGCAATAATCTTGAATGGATTGTTCAAGAAATAGGTTTGCAAGACTTGATAAGCATTGGACACTGTCCAGTAGAGGGCGACTCCACCTGGCGCATAAACTGCAAAGATAAAGATCAAGACCGGAATACCATACATCATCGCAGTCGTAGCGCCATTACGCTCAGACAAGGCTTTATTAGACAGCCAAGTACTTAAAAAGGTGAATACAGCTGCTAAAACAGGAAGAACAAGGGTTGTATCCACACCACCAAGGTTAATCCATAAGAAATGACCTGTCTTTAAAAAGTCAACTCTTGATAGAGCTTGGAACAAAGCCAAGATAACCGGCATCTGAATCAAA carries:
- a CDS encoding MORN repeat-containing protein; translation: MENLENFYEKYRVYLTRPRLELLAVVAIVFCAVLVFFLNIPGKGVLKLDNGTIIYDGSLVRGKMNGQGTITFQNGDHYTGGFSNGAFNGKGTFQSKEGWTYEGDFVNGQAEGKGKLTTEQEVVYEGTFKQGVFQQK
- a CDS encoding low molecular weight protein-tyrosine-phosphatase: MKKLVFVCLGNICRSPMAEFVMKSMTDNYEIQSRATSSWEHGNPIHKGTQGIFQQYEIPYEKGKTSLQISKEDFEAFDYIIGMDASNVSDLRQMCPADCKDKIYSFASESVPDPWYTGDFEETYRRVQEGCRAWLECLEKESEDGKS
- the yajC gene encoding preprotein translocase subunit YajC, with amino-acid sequence MNPNYTFLIMLVAMFALMFFMQRSQKKQAQKRMESLNKLQKGYEVITIGGLYGTVDEVDTEKRTIVLDVDGVYLTFELAAIKTVLPLKETASLEGAIEK
- the tkt gene encoding transketolase; amino-acid sequence: MSNLSVNAIRFLGIDAINKANSGHPGVVMGAAPMAYSLFTKQLRINPAQPNWINRDRFILSAGHGSMLLYALLHLSGFEDVSMDEIKNFRQWGSKTPGHPEFGHTAGIDATTGPLGQGISTATGFAQAERFLAAKYNREGYNIFDHYTYVICGDGDLMEGVSSEAASYAGLQKLDKLVVLYDSNDINLDGETKDSFTESVRDRYNAYGWHTALVEDGTDLEAIHAAIETAKASGKPSLIEVKTVIGYGSPNKQGTNAVHGAPLGADETAATRQALGWDYEPFEIPEQVYADFKENVADRGASAYQAWAKLVADYKEAHPELAAEVEAIIDGRDPVEVTPADFPALENGFSQATRNSSQDALNVVAAKLPTFLGGSADLAHSNMTYIKTDGLQDDSNRLNRNIQFGVREFAMGTILNGMALHGGLRVYGGTFFVFSDYVKAAVRLSALQGLPVTYVFTHDSIAVGEDGPTHEPVEHLAGLRAMPNLNVFRPADARETQAAWYLAVTSEKTPTALVLTRQNLTVEEGTDFDKVAKGAYVVYENAADFDTILIATGSEVNLAVSAAKELASQGAKVRVVSMPSTDVFDKQDAAYKEEILPNAVRRRVAVEMGASQNWYKYVGLDGAVLGIDTFGASAPAPKVLAEYGFTVENLVKVVQNLK
- the jag gene encoding RNA-binding cell elongation regulator Jag/EloR; the protein is MGVFTGSTVEEAIQKGLKELDIPRMKAHIKVISREKKGFLGLFGKKPAQVDIEAISETTVIKANQQAIKGVPKEINEQNEPVKTVSEATVDLGHVVEAIKKIEEEGQGVSDEVKAEILKNEKHASTILEETGHIEILNELQLEEAGFGEEVETPIVETQAERTESQELEDLGLKVEPSFDIEQVATEVTTYVQTIIDDMDVEATISNDYNRRSINLQIDTNEPGRIIGYHGKVLKALQLLAQNYLYNRYSRTFYITINVNDYVEHRAEVLQTYAQKLAARVLEEGRSHQTDPMSNSERKIIHRIISRMDGVTSYSEGDEPNRYVVVDTE
- a CDS encoding membrane protein insertase YidC, with protein sequence MKKKLQLTSLLGLSLLIMTACATNGTTSDITAESADFWSKFVYFFAEIIRFLSFDISIGVGIILFTILIRTVLLPVFQVQMVASRKMQEAQPRIKALREQYPGRDMESRTKLEQEMRKVFKEMGVRQSDSLWPILIQMPVILALFQALSRVDFLKTGHFLWINLGGVDTTLVLPVLAAVFTFLSTWLSNKALSERNGATTAMMYGIPVLIFIFAVYAPGGVALYWTVSNAYQVLQTYFLNNPFKIIAEREAVAQAQKDLENRKRKAKKKAQKTK